The genomic window GGGCAGCACACGGCGGATATGGTCACGGCTGGCCAGCTCAGGCACCACGCCACCAAAGGCCTGGTGCATCTCGATCTGGCTGTGCAGGGCGTGTGCCAGCAGCGTGGGCACAGCATCGCCTTGTGACTGCACCATCGCCACCCCAGTTTCGTCACACGAAGACTCAATCCCCAACACCAGCATGCTTGATTCCTTTAGAGGCGCCGAGTGTAGAGGATGCCCCTCCAACCCGGCCAGACCCACCGCGATTCACAGACAATTGGCGCGAATCTTGCAATTCACCAGCCCATGACAGAACCCCTGCGCATCGTTGTGATTACCTCAGACCTGGCGGTGCAAGACCCCGAGGACACCCATGCGCAAGACCAGGCCGACCGCTCGCGCAGCCTGCGCATCGGATTGCTGGAAAGTGGTTTCAACCTGATCGCCTCTTTGCCGGCCGATGTGTTTTTGACCGAACGGCTGGCGCAACTCCAGCCCGACATGGTCATTGTGGATGCCGAGAGTGACGCCCGCGACGCCCTTGAGCATGTGGTCATGGCCACCCGGGACGAGCGCCGCCCGATCGTGATGTTCACCAACGACCACGACAGCCGCACCGCCCGCGAGGCGGTGGCAGCCGGGGTATCGGCCTACATCGTGGCCGGCTTGCAGCCAGAGCGGATCCGACCCATCCTCGATGTCGCGATGGCCCGCTTTGAACAAGAGCAGGCCTTGCGCCGCGAACTGGCCGACACCCGCAACGAGCTCCACGAGCTCTCCAGCGCCCTGCAAGACCGCAAGGTCATCGACCGGGCCAAGGCCCTGTTGATGCAACGCCAGTCCCTCTCCGAGGAGGCCGCTTACGCCAAGCTGCGTAAAACCGCGATGGACAAGAACCTGAAGATCGTCGAGGTCGCCCAGCGCATGCTGGATGTCGCCGACCTGCTGGGCTAAACGAAGGCACAAGGCCTGAAATGGTGCACTGCACACAAGCAGTGCATCCACACACCGTGAACCCGCCCACCCAGCGGTTATGAATAAAAAGTGCACCTAACGCCCGAATAAATTGCGCAGGTAGCTCTCTTTTTCATAGCAAACGGGCACTCACAACAGTTGGCACAGACATTGCATTGATTCTAGCAAGACCGGCAACGGTCATGCAAACGCCCCGTCCAACGGCGGGCAGGGTGAATGCATAAGGACAAAGGCGTCCCCACAGCTTCGAGAGCGCACAGCGCATCGGGGCCTGTGTGGACGCCTTTTTTGTTTTCTGGTTTTGTTTTGTGTGTTTAACCCTTCTGGAGCGAGTTCTATGACAGATCTTCTGAAAGCCAAACTGAGCCGCCGCGCGGTTCTGCAAACTGCAGCCGTCGGTGCCGCGGGCATCAGCCCTGCCCTGCGTTCGGTGGTGTATGCCGCAGGGTCGGATGCGCCAGAGAAAACCGAAGTCAAGATCGGCTTTATCCCGCTGACCGATTGCGCCAGCGTGGTCATGGCCTCGGTGTTGGGCATTGACCAGAAATACGGCGTCAAGATCATCCCCAGCAAAGAAGCCTCTTGGGCCGGTGTGCGCGACAAACTGGTCAGCGGCGAGCTCG from Rhodoferax potami includes these protein-coding regions:
- a CDS encoding ANTAR domain-containing response regulator, with product MTEPLRIVVITSDLAVQDPEDTHAQDQADRSRSLRIGLLESGFNLIASLPADVFLTERLAQLQPDMVIVDAESDARDALEHVVMATRDERRPIVMFTNDHDSRTAREAVAAGVSAYIVAGLQPERIRPILDVAMARFEQEQALRRELADTRNELHELSSALQDRKVIDRAKALLMQRQSLSEEAAYAKLRKTAMDKNLKIVEVAQRMLDVADLLG